In one Pelecanus crispus isolate bPelCri1 chromosome 12, bPelCri1.pri, whole genome shotgun sequence genomic region, the following are encoded:
- the RSAD1 gene encoding LOW QUALITY PROTEIN: radical S-adenosyl methionine domain-containing protein 1, mitochondrial (The sequence of the model RefSeq protein was modified relative to this genomic sequence to represent the inferred CDS: inserted 1 base in 1 codon), with translation MAARGWRPAAAIAAVRPGGGGPGGRPGPGPEPGPAWTPAPEAAPEPAAPATAALYVHWPYCRKRCSYCNFNKYVVPAVDEAAVRACLVREAGTLLRLSQVQSVTSVFFGGGTPSLASPRTIAAVLEAVARAAHLPAGAEVTLEANPSSAGTPRLAGFKAAGVNRLSIGVQSLHDAELRLLGREHTAAEARGAVEAARGLFPGRTSIDLLFGLPGQSRGAWAQGLEAALGLCDDHVSLYQLTLERGTALAAQVWGGALPTPPEDLLADMYQTACAVLVAAGFRHYEVSNFARKGAVSTHNLSYWRAEQYIGVGPGAHGRFVPWGEGGCGREARVQTLEPDAWMREVQSRGHGTRSRVVLSPLEQLEEVLALGLRTDEGVTHERWRHFSPHLSLEAAFGAPGEAQALQQQGWLALDGGGLRCTREGLAVLDSLLPDLLCQLQRXLGPARPGSGAPRRRPTGDRAGGEAAGCTGLGETVSGGSGE, from the exons ATGGCGGCGCGGGGgtggcggccggcggcggcgatCGCTGCGGtgcggcccggcgggggcggcccgggagggagaccgggaccgggaccggaACCGGGACCTGCCTGGACACCGGCCCCGGAGGCGGCCCCGGAaccggccgcccccgccacaGCCGCGCTCTACGTGCAC TGGCCCTACTGCCGCAAGCGCTGCTCCTACTGCAACTTCAACAAGTACGTGGTGCCAGCGGTGGACGAGGCGGCCGTGCGCGCCTGCCTGGTGCGGGAGGCAGGCACCCTGCTCCGCCTCAGCCAGGTGCAGAG cgtCACCTCTGTCTTCTTCGGCGGGGGTacccccagcctggccagccCCCGCACCATTGCGGCAGTGCTGGAGGCCGTGGCAAGGGCTGCCCACCTCCCCGCCGGCGCCGAGGTCACGCTGGAGGCCAACCCCAGCTCCGCCGGCACACCGCGCCTTGCTGGCTTCAAGGCGGCCGGCGTCAACCGCCTTTCCATTGGCGTCCAG TCGCTGCATGACGCCGAGCTGCGGCTGCTGGGCCGGGAGCACACGGCGGCGGAGGCGCGGGGGGCCGTGGAGGCGGCGCGGGGGCTCTTCCCCGGCCGAACCTCCATCGACCTCCTCTTTGGGCtgccggggcagagccggggtgCCTGGGCCCAGGGGCTGGAGGCGGCGCTGGGGCTCTGCGACGACCACGTCTCCCTGTACCAGCTGACGCTGGAGCGGGGCACGGCGCTGGCGGCACAGGTCtgggggggggccctgcccACACCCCCTGAGGACCTCCTGGCCGACATGTACCAGACcgcctgtgctgtgctggtggCCGCTGGCTTCCGGCACTACGAGGTCTCCAATTTTGCAAGGAAG GGCGCCGTCAGCACTCACAACCTCTCGTACTGGCGGGCTGAGCAGTACATCGGTGTGGGGCCGG GGGCGCACGGGCGGTTTGTGCCGTGGGGTGAGGGCGGCTGCGGCCGGGAGGCCCGCGTCCAGACGCTGGAGCCTGACGCCTGGATGCGGGAGGTGCAGAGCCGGGGGCACGGCACCAGGAGCCGGGTGGTGCTGAGCCCGCTGGAGCA GCTGGAGGAGGTGCTCGCCCTGGGACTGCGCACGGACGAGGGCGTCACGCACGAG CGCTGGCGGCACTTCTCCCCCCACCTCAGCCTGGAGGCCGCGTTCGGGGCGCCGGGGGAGGCGCaggccctgcagcagcagggctggctggccCTGGACGGCGG CGGCCTGCGCTGCACCCGGGAGGGCCTGGCCGTGCTGGACTCGCTGCTGCCCGACCtactctgccagctgcagc CGCtgggcccggcgcggcccggcagcggggccccgAGGAGGAGGCCGACGGGGGACAGGGCCGGTGGCGAGGCCGCGGGGTGCACCGGGCTCGGGGAGACTGTAAGCGGCGGCAGCGGAGAATAA